Proteins from a single region of Dasypus novemcinctus isolate mDasNov1 chromosome 16, mDasNov1.1.hap2, whole genome shotgun sequence:
- the LOC101438356 gene encoding olfactory receptor 13A1-like: MAANNHTAVVEFVLQGFTENPWLQGAFSALFLFLYLTALAGNSLILMAICMNPTLHTPMYIFLTNLSILDIVCTSTVLPKLLENLMSKGSTISYRGCMTQLFFVTWFLGAEMLLLTIMAYDRYVAICKPLHYGTMMSKPICALLAGSMWVVGIVDSSVHTGLMARLTFCGPNHIPHFLCEVPTLLLLACGSKYVNNVMITMADIFFGVTNFLFIMMSYTFLISSILRIRSAEGKHRAFSTCSSHLLVVCMYYSTIIYTYLLPWSGSSMENVKVVTVLYTAVSPTLNPLIYTLRNKDVKVALRRMFSTFGK, from the coding sequence ATGGCAGCAAACAACCATACAGCCGTGGTGGAGTTTGTCCTGCAGGGATTCACAGAAAATCCCTGGCTCCAGGGTGCCTTCTctgctctcttcctctttctttaccTGACTGCTCTTGCAGGGAACAGCCTCATCCTCATGGCCATCTGCATGAACCCAACCCTCCACACTCCAATGTACATCTTTCTCACCAACTTGTCTATCTTAGATATTGTCTGCACATCCACTGTTCTCCCCAAGTTGCTGGAGAACCTGATGAGCAAGGGCAGCACCATCTCCTACAGAGGCTGCATGACCCAGCTCTTTTTCGTGACATGGTTCCTGGGGGCTGAGATGCTGCTGCTCACCataatggcctatgaccgctatgtggccatctgcaagCCCTTGCACTATGGCACGATGATGAGCAAGCCCATCTGTGCCCTGCTGGCAGGCAGCATGTGGGTTGTGGGTATAGTTGACTCCTCTGTACACACTGGCCTGATGGCTAGGCTAACATTCTGTGGCCCCAATCATATCCCTCACTTCCTGTGTGAAGTTCCTACACTGCTGCTGCTTGCCTGTGGTTCAAAGTATGTGAACAATGTCATGATTACCATGGCAGACATTTTCTTTGGGGTTACCAACTTTCTGTTCATCATGATGTCCTATACCTTCCTCATCTCCAGCATCCTACGAATCCGTTCAGCTGAAGGAAAGCATCGTGCCTTCTCCACTTGCTCCTCCCACCTCCTGGTGGTCTGCATGTACTACTCCACCATTATCTACACCTACTTACTCCCATGGTCTGGGTCCTCCATGGAAAATGTCAAAGTAGTCACTGTCCTGTACACAGCAGTCAGCCCCACCCTAAACCCACTCATCTATACTCTTCGGAACAAGGATGTAAAAGTGGCCCTCAGGAGGATGTTTTCCACATTtggtaaatga